In Candidatus Ozemobacteraceae bacterium, the sequence GCGTGATGCGGTCGACGTTCTTGATCAGCTCGTCGAGCTGGGCCGTGAAAAAATCGGCGTGCTTCAGCATGATGGTGAGCGCGGAAATCCGCAGGTCGGGCTCGTGACGCTGGACGGCGCCGATGATCCAGGGGAGGAAGCCCTCCCAGCCGGCCGACTGGGAGACGATGTTCAGCGTCCGCCGCACGATCGGCTCGGGAGCGGCCTGCACGGGGAGATACCGCTCCGCGAGCGGGATCACCTTGTCGGGCGGGATGGAGGCCATGATCTCCGAAAGTCCGTTCGCGACCTCCTCGTCGGGCGTCGTGAAATACGTGTTCGTGATCGTCCGGATGCCGGTCGAGTCGCCAAGCTGGGCGAGCACGCGGGCGGCGACGGCGATGACGCGCGCCTCGGTGTCGGAGAGCATCGTGCAGAGATGGGCGACTTTTCGCGACAGGGGCAGGTTCCCGATGAGGTCGGCCGTGGCGGCCCGAATCTTGACATCAGGCGAGGCGATGCGACGCAGGATGAGATTCTCGATGTCGGCTTCGGTGATCAGCGGCGCGAGCGCCTTGATCGCCTCGTTCTGGACACGGGTTGACGAGTCGTGCAGACGCGGCTCGAGATGCTTCCGAAGATCGGGCGGGGCGAGCATGGCGAGGCCCCGGACCGTGTTGGCCCGGACCCGGTCGTCCTTGTGCCTGAGATACGGCGTGATCAGCTCGGCTTCCAACCTGAACCGGCCGACCGCGACGACCGCCGTCGCGATGACGTGGGGGTGCGTGTCCGGCTGGTCCGAGGTGAAGATGCCCCGGATTGCCGTCGCGGCCGTGGGGCCCATCGACGGATCGAGGCGCATCACGACCTCTCTCCGGATGATGTGGTCGGGATTCTTCAGCAGCTCGACGATCGTCGCGATGCAGGCCTTGGGGTGGTGCGCCACCGCGAGTTTGAGGGCTTTGCGGACGGTTCCGGTGTCGGCGGAGCGCAGGGCGAGCATGAGCGGCTCGGGATCGTTGGGGTAGAGTTCCAACCATTGCTTCAGGGCGTAATCCGCGAGCTTTGTGTTGTTCGCGGCAAGAAGCTGGTTGATTTCCGAGATCTGCATGTTCAGCGGCGCGCGATGAGCTTTGCCATCCCGAAAATCGGAAGATAGAGGGAAATGACTATGCCGCCGATGATGACGCCCAGAAAGACGATCAACATCGGCTCTATCAGCGAAGCGAGCGTCTCGACGTTCGAGTGGAACTCGTCTTCGTAATACTCGGCGACGTGCTCGAGCATCTCGGGCAGGTTGCCGGTCTTCTCGCCGACCATGACCATGCGGTTGAGAAGGTCGGGCAGCCACGGTTCGTGCGCATAGAAGCTCTCGCTCATCGAGGTGCCGCCCCGGATTGCCTCGGCGGCCTTCTCGACGGCATCACGCACCGGGGCCCGATCGATCGCGGGGGTGATGATCGTGAGCGACGAACTGACGGTGATGCCGCTGTGGATAAGGATCGCGAAGCTCTTGGCGAAGCCGGCGATCTCGTAGGTGTGGAACATCGGCCCGAAGAGCGGCAGCGACAGGAGGAATCTGTCCCAGGCGCGGCGGCCGGACGGCGTGCGGATCAGGGCCATGAAGCCGAACACGAGGAGCGCGAACAGAGCTGCCATCGGCAGCGCGTGGCGCGTCAAAACGTCGCTGATCGAGATCGTCATCTTCGTGATCCAGGGAAGATCGCTTCCGAAGCGCGAGTAGATGTCCTTGAAGCGGGGGACGATGTAGGTCAGGATGGCCCAGGTGACCAGCATCGACAGCGCCAGCACGAGCAGTGGGTAGGTGAGGGCCTTCTTGATCATTCGGCGCAGCTCGATCTGCTTTTCGATCAGCGAGGTGAGCCTGAACAGCACCTTGGGCAGCTCGCCCGACTCCTCGCCGACCTGGATCATGTGCAGGTAGGTCGGCTCGAACACGTGCGGATGCGCCTTGAATGCGGCTGCCAACCCCGAGCCGCTTTTCACGTCGTCGACGATCGCCTTCAGCACGACGGTCATGGCCGGGTGCGTCGAGCGCTGGGCAAGCATGTCGAGGGTTTCGAGAATCGCCACGCCGGCCTTCGCGAGCGTTGCGAACAACTTCGTGAAGTGATACAGCTCACCGAGCGGCACCTTGGGTTTGCCGAAACCGAACGAAAACCCTTCGGGGGCTTCGGCGATCTTCTCGGGAATGCCGCCCTGCATGCGGATCATCTCCGAGGCTTCGGCCGGGGTCTGCGCCGAGAGGTCCCGGGTTTCGGTCTCGCCGTTGATGGTGCGGTACGTGACGCGGAATTTCTTCATGGCTCGTATTCTACCTCGGGCGTCCCGTCGATGTCAGCCCCGCTGCCCCAGCCGTCGGCGACGCCGTTCCGGATGCCGTGCCTTCCATTGGGAACCAGCGGATTTCCATCTGGGTGCGGTCGGGTTTCTTCCTGAGCATATCGACGATTTCATCGACCTTGCTGGACTGGGACGCGTTCAGCGGGATGTTCCGGCTCTTGCCGTCCGGTGCTTCGAGATCGATCGATCGCGAAGCGACCTGCTTCATCAGGAAATCGGTCGACGGAAGTCCGGCGCCGCTCTCGATCATGAAGGCCCGCGAATCGACCCGCACGAGAGCGAATTTCCGCGCTCCTCGGGTGATGCTCCCGAGATACACGATCTTCGCCGGCTGAGAGGCCGGCTGGGCGATCGGCTCGGTGCCCGTCGGGAGCGGCGGCGGGACGACAACCTCGGACCCTGGCCAATGGAAAAGGTCACGGGTGGTCGAGGCGAACGACTCGTGGAGGATGACGCGCGTGATCGGGAGCGGAATCGTCGCCAGTCGCGTTTCCATATCTGTCAGTGTATTTGATATCCCGGCGAGAAGCTGGCCGATGGGCTGGGTCGGATCGGGGGTGAACGGCTGCCCGGGAGAGGCGGCCGGGGGGGCGACGGGTGAGGGGAAAGCAGCGCCGGGAGGGGCTGCAGCCGCGGCTGGTGGGGGTGACGACGTTCCCGGGCGAGGTGCGGGAGTCGCCGGCGCCGGCGCTGCCGGGGCGGGGCTGGTGGGCGCCGTTCCGGCCGCCCGGGCGCCTGGCGCGGCGGTGACGGCGACCGGTGCGACGGCGGGTTTCGCGCGGCGGGAATACGTGATGAAATTGAGCATCAGCAGGATGGCGAAAATGGCGAGACCGATCAACGCGCGTTTGTTCTTTTCCAACCACTCGCTATTCACGGCGGAACCTCACCTTACAGGCCGCCTTGAAGGCGATGCATCTGCGATCGTTGTTGAACGACTGGAACTCGAGGCGTTCGATGAAGATCCCGGCAGGGTGCATCTCGAGCGCATACATCAGGGCCCGCAGGCCGGCGTAGGTGCACTCGAATCGCGCCTCGAAGGGGAGGGTGGTGAACTCTCCGTCGTCGATACGGGTCTGGTATGAAAGGCCCAGCACGGTGACGCCGGGATGCGCGAGCGCCTTCTGGAGGTCTTCGACGAACTCGGGCATCGTCTTGTCGCTTCGCGGGGTGAAGCTGGCGTTTTGCAGCAGGGTTTCGATCCGCGCCATTTCGGCGGCGAACTGCTGGCTCCGGCTCTGGAGATTGCTGATGAGCGCGAAACCCTCGGATTCGAGCGTCTGCGGGTTCGGGAGCCTGGCCATGATGGCGCGCGCCTGGCTGTACTCGGTCCGCAGCTTCGGGAACCACAGAACTCCGATGAGGAAC encodes:
- a CDS encoding GspMb/PilO family protein encodes the protein MKRGDRAVLLLVSSCAGITLLFLIGVLWFPKLRTEYSQARAIMARLPNPQTLESEGFALISNLQSRSQQFAAEMARIETLLQNASFTPRSDKTMPEFVEDLQKALAHPGVTVLGLSYQTRIDDGEFTTLPFEARFECTYAGLRALMYALEMHPAGIFIERLEFQSFNNDRRCIAFKAACKVRFRRE
- a CDS encoding HEAT repeat domain-containing protein: MQISEINQLLAANNTKLADYALKQWLELYPNDPEPLMLALRSADTGTVRKALKLAVAHHPKACIATIVELLKNPDHIIRREVVMRLDPSMGPTAATAIRGIFTSDQPDTHPHVIATAVVAVGRFRLEAELITPYLRHKDDRVRANTVRGLAMLAPPDLRKHLEPRLHDSSTRVQNEAIKALAPLITEADIENLILRRIASPDVKIRAATADLIGNLPLSRKVAHLCTMLSDTEARVIAVAARVLAQLGDSTGIRTITNTYFTTPDEEVANGLSEIMASIPPDKVIPLAERYLPVQAAPEPIVRRTLNIVSQSAGWEGFLPWIIGAVQRHEPDLRISALTIMLKHADFFTAQLDELIKNVDRITQPKERAMAALLRWRAGRFDGFETLKTMLYDQASIESRQAAAKVLQGESGILARQILAEAARAGIREALIDSQEGKALVTTSIKLPL
- a CDS encoding type II secretion system F family protein; the encoded protein is MKKFRVTYRTINGETETRDLSAQTPAEASEMIRMQGGIPEKIAEAPEGFSFGFGKPKVPLGELYHFTKLFATLAKAGVAILETLDMLAQRSTHPAMTVVLKAIVDDVKSGSGLAAAFKAHPHVFEPTYLHMIQVGEESGELPKVLFRLTSLIEKQIELRRMIKKALTYPLLVLALSMLVTWAILTYIVPRFKDIYSRFGSDLPWITKMTISISDVLTRHALPMAALFALLVFGFMALIRTPSGRRAWDRFLLSLPLFGPMFHTYEIAGFAKSFAILIHSGITVSSSLTIITPAIDRAPVRDAVEKAAEAIRGGTSMSESFYAHEPWLPDLLNRMVMVGEKTGNLPEMLEHVAEYYEDEFHSNVETLASLIEPMLIVFLGVIIGGIVISLYLPIFGMAKLIARR